GCTCCAAGGAAAATAGACTGAACTCCTTTCAAGCAGGGAATGAAGTAAGCTGATTGATTCAAGCCTCTACTACTACCATAGCCACAATAATAATTTCTTTGATCATTTTGACTAATACTTTAGTACGTTGCAGAGAACAAGGACGGTACAAAGGTGGTACATGGACCACTAGGAGGTAAAGCTAGAAGCAGCTGGTGCAACTAaactaacaaaacaaaacatggtTTCCTTAGGGGTTACAAGTATTACCCAAAACGAAggctaacatattatgaagaaGTCAAATCAGGGGATGTGGTGTGTGACATTAAATGGTCGgcttcattttgttttttttgggcaaATGAAATGTATATTGGTGGGATACTCTCTCAGTTCTTGACATAAATGAAATACAAAAAATAGAGGTTCTAAACATCTCCTACTGCGTATTTTGAGATAGTATATGAGCTTATATAATTGGCacaccaaaatatttaaaaaatgtagaCGTATGGCCCAGTGATCTACGTGATGGAGGTGATAAATTAAGGCTTAAAAAAAGGATGTGGCTTCGTCCAGGTTCGAACTGGAGACCTTCAGTGTGTTAGACTGACGTGATAACAAACTACACCACCACGAAACCTTATTGTACATAATTATTGTTTAACATATATGAACGTAATAttcattgttttttgttttgttatagaTTTATGGCCCAACAAAAAAGCCCATAAAGGCCTTACACGTACAATTTCGACATGTGGAAGTCTTATCTGCTTTCCATCTTCTTCCCTTGCGTTTCGTGTCATCGATATGTCTGGCTTTACCCTCCCCACACGGTTGTTTCTCGCGTGTCCCTCACGCGCTCTCCATCGTCTTCACCACTCAAAGCTTATGCTATACTGCAAAATgtcatcatcatcgtcttccTCCTCTCTCACACACTCCATCACGCTTCCGAGCCAACCCACGGAGCCTGTCAATGTCGCCGCAGCCGCGGGAGTCTCTTCCTCTGATTTCAGGCGAGTTGAGTTGTTGATCTTTCTCTCTAGACATGCGTAGATTCTTGTCTTGAAACTCTCTGGTGAAAATGTTTTGTTGTAGGAACGCGGTAGATTCGTCCTTGTTCAAGAATTGGCTAAGAAACTTAGAGTCAGAGACTGGAATTTTAGCTGATGGGACAATGACATTGAAGCAAGTTATCATTCAGGTATAGTTAATCAGATAAAAGACCTCACAATTAAATGTTCTAGTGAAACAGTTCTTGTCTCTGGATTAGGGTGTTGATATGTTTGGAGAAAGAATTGGCTTTCTCAAATTCAAAGCAGATATTTTGGACAAGGGGTCTGGTCACAAGGTATCTAATCATCTTGTATTCAACCATTGTTGTActcttgttttttcttgtttatttctaaactcagataccATTAGGTTCCAGGTATTGTGTTTGCAAGAGGACCAGCCGTAGCTGTTCTCATTCTCTTGGAGTCTGATGATGGTGAGACTTACGCGGTTCTCACTGAGCAGGTATTGCATTTTTGTGTGTGAATTGATTTATGTCCAAGTTAGTAAGATCATGTGTGTGTGTGGTATGGTTTGTTTTGTGAAGGTTAGGGTTCCTACTGGGAAGATTGTGCTGGAATTACCTGCTGGGATGTTGGATGATGATGAAGGTGATTTTGTTGGTACTGCAGTTCGTGAGGTATGCGCGAGAATTTAATATCTTGAGAAGTTTTGAGTTGGAAAACTGCTAAATGCAAATGATATGGCCTGCTAAACGCTTGCTTACGAACTTTGGTTGTTTTACCCGAGGACAAGCCTGAAATTTGTAATGAAACCAAAGTTAGCGTATTGACAGTCTATTGGACTATGTGTTGGTTGTTTTACATGACTGACGCTTTTGCTTCGTTAGGTGGAAGAGGAGATTGGTATAAAACTAAGAAAAGAAGAAATGGTTGATCTCACTGCTTTCCTTGACCCATCTACAGGCCACCGGATCTTCCCTTCTCCCGTAATTAAACCCATCTTTTCCTCCATGTCTTACAATGTGTTTGGAATATGGTTGATTGTTTTCTCACTTGGCGTCTCTCTGGTTCAGGGTGGCTGTGATGAAGAGATTAGCGTTTTTCTGTATAGAAGGCAAGTGGAACAAGAGACGATCAGACAGCTACAAGGTAAAGAGACGGGACTCCGCGAACATGGCGAGTTTATCAAAGTCCGACTAGTACCGTACAGAGAGCTCTGGCGCAAAACAGCTGATGCCAAGGTTCTTATGAGCATTGGTCTCTACGAAATGGCGCAGAGAGTGGGTCTCGTCCCCAGGCACTGAAACTAAACTCTCTAATTTGCTCTGTTTCTTCATTTCTAAACAAATCAAATCTAAGCTGTTTGTAATTTTGCTCTGTTTCTTCATTTTTCCTCCTGCTGACGTGGAACACTTCACCGCTCTCACTAGAAAAGGGTAAATAAATCAGGAAAACTAGTACAACAAATTACATATATTTGTTATATAGTCTTGTGTGTATCATAATTtgcatagaaaatatatttctaaCTAGTCCTAGTGGAATTTTATCAGAGTCAGAGATGATCTTGTAGGTGATAATAGTCAGGGCCGGTCCAAGACTTCAGAATTGTTGTATTCCTATTATTCATTGAAGTATGATTTCTATTGTGATAAGATGAAAGACAAATAATATGGTGGAATATGTGAATATGAGTTGGGGATTGTTAGTTCTTAGGACAATACACAGAAGGAAAAGTCATAAAAACATTATAGCATGCCAATCTCTGTCTTTTTAATAAGAGAAAAGAGCAAtgattatcatcatcttctcatccccccccccccccccccccccccccccatcatCATCATTTACCCAATTTCTCTCACCA
This genomic stretch from Brassica napus cultivar Da-Ae chromosome C9, Da-Ae, whole genome shotgun sequence harbors:
- the LOC106367020 gene encoding nudix hydrolase 14, chloroplastic; translation: MSGFTLPTRLFLACPSRALHRLHHSKLMLYCKMSSSSSSSSLTHSITLPSQPTEPVNVAAAAGVSSSDFRNAVDSSLFKNWLRNLESETGILADGTMTLKQVIIQGVDMFGERIGFLKFKADILDKGSGHKVPGIVFARGPAVAVLILLESDDGETYAVLTEQVRVPTGKIVLELPAGMLDDDEGDFVGTAVREVEEEIGIKLRKEEMVDLTAFLDPSTGHRIFPSPGGCDEEISVFLYRRQVEQETIRQLQGKETGLREHGEFIKVRLVPYRELWRKTADAKVLMSIGLYEMAQRVGLVPRH